The Brassica napus cultivar Da-Ae chromosome C7, Da-Ae, whole genome shotgun sequence genome has a segment encoding these proteins:
- the LOC106443947 gene encoding uncharacterized protein LOC106443947 translates to MEVFQWLFKLGKEIGKSESFSSNGTAHEAATTLTNRRTRKSSTRGSKHKNRRNYRRIWLWCQKDVADACFYSTLNLRRLGSLKREHLLRAMAKLKAQVGEEKEVPLTRFDPKKAIKAVEPEKHEESKKEKVNSEQTKAKTKATLSRMKELIKWAAAAKSDKAAKFFTPKIMGLRNGRKLKTMREANKESKRMSSASISLRWESCESCTTFSSSDHISIVSAPANFDSLGPKPPYQCRSRKGNWITTDSEFVVLEL, encoded by the exons ATGGAG GTCTTTCAATGGCTCTTCAAGTTAGGAAAGGAAATAGGCAAATCAGAGTCATTTTCATCCAATGGTACTGCTCATGAAGCCGCTACAACTCTAACAA ATCGCAGAACAAGAAAGTCATCAACAAGAGGGTCTAAACATAAAAACCGGAGGAATTACAGAAGAATATGGTTATGGTGTCAAAAGGATGTAGCTGACGCTTGTTTCTATAGCACACTGAATTTAAGAAGACTTGGCAGCTTGAAGAGAGAACATTTGCTTCGTGCCATGGCGAAATTGAAGGCACAAGtaggagaagaaaaagaagtgcCACTGACAAGGTTTGATCCGAAAAAGGCTATCAAAGCCGTTGAACCGGAGAAACATGAAGAAAGCAAAAAAGAGAAGGTGAACAGCGAGCAGACCAAAGCTAAAACTAAGGCCACGCTTTCAAGGATGAAGGAGCTTATTAAATGGGCTGCAGCAGCCAAATCCGACAAGGCTGCCAAATTCTTTACCCCTAAG ATAATGGGGTTAAGAAACGGAAGAAAGTTGAAGACAATGAGAGAGGCGAATAAAGAATCAAAAAGAATGAGCAGTGCAAGTATAAGTTTGAGATGGGAGAGTTGTGAGAGTTGCACAACATTCTCTTCCTCTGATCACATCTCCATTGTTTCTGCACCAGCAAACTTCGATTCCTTGGGTCCTAAGCCACCTTATCAATGTCGATCCAGGAAAGGCAACTGGATCACCACTGATTCTGAAT TTGTGGTGTTAGAATTATGA
- the LOC125589892 gene encoding uncharacterized protein LOC125589892 yields MAGVKRKLSPESDPNALHKVLDEVTCPVCMDHPHNAVLLLCTSHDKGCRSYICDTSYRHSNCLDRFKKLHSEPPTDPNPEPNSASRANINEPQSTFHRVPGNQVAVRDSESLRRSGVGEETTNLKCPLCRGTVLGFKVVEEVRSYLDMKNRSCSRESCSFTGNYQDLRRHARRIHPTSRPSDTDPTRERAWRRLENQREYGDIVSAIRSAMPGAVVVGDYVIENGDRIPGEREAGNGGGGNSSSDIWTTFVLFQMIGSLENNGGSSGSGSGGGGSRSHRSRAWRNTHRRSSSDRRYLWGENLLGLQDEDNDDDDGEGLRLQNETGDGSNHVPRRRRRFGRPRSSGNHPR; encoded by the coding sequence ATGGCTGGGGTAAAGCGAAAATTAAGTCCCGAGTCAGATCCTAATGCTCTTCACAAAGTACTGGATGAGGTTACATGTCCTGTCTGCATGGATCACCCTCACAATGCTGTTCTCCTGCTCTGCACCTCTCACGACAAAGGTTGCAGGTCTTACATCTGTGACACCAGTTACCGTCACTCCAATTGCCTCGACAGGTTCAAGAAACTGCACTCCGAACCCCCAACTGATCCCAATCCCGAGCCAAACTCTGCTTCAAGGGCAAACATTAACGAACCTCAAAGCACTTTCCACCGTGTGCCTGGAAACCAAGTCGCTGTTAGGGATTCTGAGTCCCTGAGGAGGAGTGGAGTGGGAGAGGAAACCACGAATTTGAAATGTCCTCTTTGCCGTGGTACtgttttaggatttaaggtGGTAGAAGAAGTGAGAAGCTATCTCGACATGAAGAACAGAAGCTGCTCACGAGAGTCTTGCTCATTCACGGGTAACTACCAGGATCTGCGCCGACATGCAAGAAGGATCCACCCAACGTCTCGTCCTTCAGACACTGATCCgacgagagagagagcttggagaCGCCTGGAGAACCAGAGGGAGTATGGAGATATAGTCAGTGCGATACGTTCTGCCATGCCCGGTGCTGTTGTTGTAGGAGACTACGTTATAGAAAACGGAGATAGGATCCCAGGTGAGAGGGAAGCCGGAAATGGAGGCGGCGGCAACAGCAGCAGCGACATTTGGACTACTTTCGTACTGTTTCAGATGATTGGGTCTCTTGAAAACAACGGAGGGTCTAGTGGTAGTggcagtggtggtggtggatcaAGATCTCACAGGTCAAGGGCTTGGAGGAACACTCATCGCCGTTCTTCTTCAGATAGGCGATATCTTTGGGGGGAGAATCTATTGGGTCTACAAGATGAAgacaatgatgatgatgatggtgaaggGTTGCGTTTACAAAACGAAACAGGTGATGGTTCCAATCATGTtccaagaagaagacgaaggtTTGGTCGTCCAAGATCAAGCGGAAACCATCCGCGATAA